A section of the Mesobacillus jeotgali genome encodes:
- a CDS encoding FAD-binding domain-containing protein, which produces MNIVLFNRDLRIFDHQPLGEAAKMGEILPLYILEPSEWEEDTHSIRHFQFVVESLEELSEQIENLGGKLFFSINKLEEVLEKLLEAYESINIFVHRNSFLLEKILEWSEHNQQRVFIYGPDFGSVTAKLFKQLFQEHVKEPLVEKPAKIYIPKETPSVLFTDIKKIKKFRVKGKRIRFGQQGGESRATETLDSFLEERFANYVGNQHKPLPSSFSSSRLSAYISWGNISVRTVFQKTTEALETCDSTEERHQLETFLSKLIARVKSSSMIPENNESVELSKIKNGWNEEWFERWLEGRTGFPIIDAAMRSLDKTGWLNFTLREMVTSFITNTLLMDGQKPGTALAQLYLDYEPALHSFYFRHISGLTAKVKIINPLRVGKQIDPEGAFIRRYISELENIPIEYIHEPWLYPGFYQLGYPTPMIDVVKANKSARQKFKSLTQETKPARKNTEGETEQLSFDL; this is translated from the coding sequence ATGAACATCGTCCTTTTTAATAGAGACCTGCGCATTTTTGACCATCAACCGTTAGGAGAAGCGGCCAAAATGGGTGAAATTTTGCCGTTATATATTTTAGAGCCATCGGAATGGGAGGAAGACACACATTCAATCCGGCATTTTCAATTTGTAGTTGAAAGTCTAGAAGAACTTTCTGAGCAAATTGAAAATCTTGGAGGAAAACTCTTTTTCTCAATTAATAAGTTGGAGGAAGTTCTGGAAAAACTTCTGGAAGCCTATGAATCTATCAATATCTTTGTCCATCGAAATTCGTTTTTATTGGAGAAGATTTTAGAATGGAGTGAACACAATCAACAGCGCGTGTTTATTTATGGTCCTGATTTTGGCAGCGTGACAGCAAAGCTTTTTAAACAGCTATTTCAGGAACATGTGAAGGAGCCTCTAGTCGAGAAGCCAGCCAAAATTTACATACCGAAAGAAACACCATCCGTTTTGTTCACTGATATTAAAAAAATCAAGAAATTCAGAGTAAAAGGAAAAAGAATACGCTTCGGACAGCAAGGGGGAGAAAGCCGGGCAACAGAGACACTGGATTCCTTTCTCGAAGAACGATTTGCGAACTACGTGGGAAACCAGCATAAACCACTGCCATCGTCGTTTTCTTCATCGAGGCTGTCCGCTTACATTTCCTGGGGGAATATTTCGGTAAGAACAGTCTTCCAAAAGACAACTGAAGCACTTGAAACTTGCGATTCAACTGAAGAAAGACACCAACTGGAAACATTTTTATCAAAATTAATTGCCCGGGTAAAATCCTCCAGTATGATTCCGGAAAACAACGAATCCGTAGAATTATCAAAAATCAAAAATGGGTGGAATGAAGAGTGGTTCGAGCGTTGGTTAGAGGGGAGGACAGGATTCCCTATCATTGACGCCGCGATGAGAAGCCTTGATAAAACAGGCTGGTTGAACTTTACGTTAAGGGAAATGGTGACTTCGTTTATTACTAATACATTATTAATGGATGGACAGAAACCCGGGACCGCGTTAGCTCAATTATATTTAGATTACGAGCCTGCATTGCACAGTTTTTATTTCAGGCACATATCAGGCTTAACGGCCAAGGTGAAAATTATTAATCCTCTTAGGGTCGGTAAACAGATAGATCCAGAAGGAGCGTTCATCCGCCGATATATCTCCGAGCTTGAAAATATACCGATCGAATACATTCATGAACCCTGGCTTTATCCAGGTTTTTATCAACTTGGCTATCCAACTCCGATGATAGATGTGGTAAAAGCCAATAAAAGTGCACGGCAAAAATTCAAGAGTCTGACTCAGGAGACCAAGCCTGCCAGGAAAAACACTGAGGGAGAAACAGAACAGCTATCCTTTGATCTCTGA
- a CDS encoding DUF3307 domain-containing protein, which translates to MLLLSLMVAHLIADFYLQTDRMVEDKLKSLKKHLLHHLVVNTIVLAAGWFCFYKQDDPVMSVILPVIFITFSHLIIDLFKIKLIDHHTSRHTLNRLWFFLLDQLLHMTMLLAALQLFYRTPIASNIQKFIELLFTQGRDLGIAAILLVILIIFIMGTTVSGHIIKILLGSLPGQLLTFEGKYTFKNELKEPLYPRNKEDSGLSEQYSYMIFNKHDMSRGKLIGYIERMLVILLTYYGSYPAIAFIVTAKSIARFKQMDDRDWAEYFLLGTLTSMFLGILFGILLRELLN; encoded by the coding sequence ATGCTTTTATTAAGTCTTATGGTTGCCCATTTAATAGCGGACTTTTACCTGCAGACAGATCGAATGGTAGAGGACAAGCTAAAGAGTTTGAAAAAGCATTTACTTCATCATTTGGTGGTGAACACAATTGTCCTGGCTGCAGGATGGTTCTGTTTTTACAAGCAAGATGATCCAGTAATGTCCGTCATTTTGCCGGTAATATTCATTACATTCTCTCATTTGATCATAGACCTGTTCAAAATTAAACTTATTGATCACCATACATCACGTCACACCCTTAACAGACTTTGGTTTTTTCTTCTGGACCAGCTTCTTCATATGACAATGCTGCTGGCTGCTCTGCAATTGTTTTATCGAACTCCCATAGCTTCGAACATACAAAAGTTTATAGAGCTTCTTTTTACGCAAGGCCGGGATTTGGGCATTGCTGCAATCTTACTGGTTATTCTAATAATATTTATCATGGGCACTACTGTCAGCGGACATATCATCAAGATCCTGCTTGGCTCTCTTCCAGGGCAGCTATTGACCTTCGAAGGGAAATACACATTTAAAAATGAATTAAAGGAGCCTTTATATCCCAGGAATAAGGAAGATAGCGGTCTATCCGAACAATACAGCTACATGATTTTCAATAAGCACGACATGTCCCGAGGAAAACTGATTGGTTATATTGAACGGATGCTGGTCATTCTCCTGACTTATTATGGGTCTTATCCGGCAATTGCCTTCATTGTAACGGCGAAATCCATTGCACGTTTCAAGCAAATGGATGACCGGGATTGGGCTGAATATTTCTTGCTCGGAACATTGACTTCCATGTTCCTGGGAATTCTGTTCGGAATTCTTCTCAGGGAATTGCTTAACTAA
- a CDS encoding peptidylprolyl isomerase, whose product MAKKGYIEMQNGEKIEFELYPNEAPGTVANFEKLANEGFYNGLTFHRVIPGFVSQGGCPHGTGTGGPGYTIKCETEGNPHTHVPGSLSMAHAGKDTGGSQFFIVHESQPHLNGVHTVFGKVTSNLEAAKAMSNGDVMEKVVVTEE is encoded by the coding sequence ATGGCGAAAAAAGGATACATAGAAATGCAGAATGGTGAAAAAATCGAATTCGAACTATATCCAAACGAAGCTCCTGGAACAGTGGCGAACTTTGAAAAGCTTGCAAACGAAGGCTTTTATAATGGGTTGACATTCCATCGTGTTATCCCTGGATTTGTAAGTCAGGGAGGGTGCCCTCACGGTACAGGCACTGGCGGCCCTGGATATACAATCAAATGTGAAACAGAAGGCAACCCGCACACGCATGTACCGGGTTCACTTTCTATGGCTCATGCAGGTAAAGATACAGGTGGGAGCCAGTTCTTCATCGTTCATGAATCTCAGCCGCATTTAAACGGTGTCCATACTGTTTTCGGAAAAGTTACTTCCAATTTGGAAGCTGCAAAAGCGATGAGCAATGGCGATGTAATGGAAAAGGTTGTCGTAACAGAAGAATAA